TGCCAGATCTCAATTTTAATTCTGGCAATCACCAAACATTTTCAGAGGATGTTTGCAGATCTTTGATATCACATAAAGCTCCGGTTTTAGATAGTCTGCATGTGGAGGTTGCAGATGAGAGTGATGCTTCGGATGTTGGGATATGGATTGGAATTGCTTTTGCACGCCACGTGCGCAAATTGGTACTCAGTTTCCCATTTCAAGTTGAAGGCTCAGTAAGATTTCCGAGTGCTTTGTGTAGTTTCAATTATACACTAGAGAGCTTGACACTCAAGTATTCAATTCACCTAGACCTTCCTTCTCGGATCTGTTTCAAGTCCCTTAGAGAGTTGCACCTTTACTATACACTATTCAAAGACGGAGAATCTGTTTCAAAACTTTTATGCGGCTGTCCTAGACTTGCAGATTTGGTCTTGCATCGGATAAGAAATTACGGTGTGGAAACTTTAACTATTGCGGTGCCATCATTACAGAGACTAACCATTGAAGATGGTCACTTTGGAGGTGATGGTGGCTATGTGATAAATTCTCCTTCTTTGAAATACTTGAACCTCAATGGGTTCAATAAGCTTGGATTTTGTCTCGTTGAGAATGCGCCAGAGCTGGTGGAGGCAATAATCACCAAAGTTTCTGTTATAACCAATGAGAACATGCTGGAACCTCTAACTTCAGCCAAACGTCTTTCCTTAAGACTTATCACCCTTATAGGTATTACTTACATTTAAGTTTTTGTCTGCAACTTGGCTAACATTGTTTTGTGTCATAATCGCTACTGCCTGATGATGCCCAGATTAAGTTTCCTACTGGTAAAATCTTCTATCGGCTTCTATCTTTGGAGCTGCATACAAACAAAGAAGAGTGGTGTAATCCTCTTTCGCTCATGCTCGATAGTTCTCCTAAATTACAAATCCTCAAGCTCATTGACGTAAGCCATTTCATATTTAGTCAGctattctcttttattttattttattttattttttctttttctcagtgCTCTTTTGAGGTATATTGATGAtcttaaaaatattacattgaTATCTCAGTCAAGATCGTATGTTAATAAAGATAATCTGATGGACTGGAAATGGAATCAACCGAAATGTGTACCAGAATGTTTGTTGTTCCATCTTGAGACATTCGAGTGGACAGGATATGGATGACAActagaagatgagaaagaagtggcTACATACATTTTAAAGAACGCAAGACGCTTGAAGAAAGTAACTCTCTCCACAATATTCCTCGAACCTAACGAGCTCGAGAATTTGGAAAAGAGACGTGAGATGCTCAATGAGTTGGCTAATGTGGTTAGGGCTTCGAATTCATGGCACCTCGTGTGTGGACCTACTCTTCTAGTTAAGGCTAGAAGAAATGTTCTGATTGGTAACATGATTTACTGAAGTTGAGTTGCAAAGAATATTATATTTCGATGTAACTTGCACTAAAGATTATATGGTAAAAACAACAGTTTGGTGTAATAGATCGttgtaaaaatatgatttattaatcttatcaaaattattgacTGATGACATTTTTGTGGTAGACATTGCaatatgtattatttaattataattattaaaaatattagtgaatatatttcacaaaattataaaaataaaatatgaaataataaaataattttaatatacacaaagttaactaaacttctttgttacattgcaaattaaaaaagtaactacatgcatgccataatatttacaatcttaTCATATTTAGATCTATGCCTATTtaggaaaatataaaataacaaattaaaaaaagttattaaataaaagaaaacagtaaaaattatatttattgatatatgaattaaataaaacaaaaagaaaacatttttttttggtattatataactgaatttttatttttttattaaaaaaatagataactcaattACCACACTTAACTCCCTTCTTTATATGGTATTAAGGAGCACATCTGGAAGGTTAATTAAGGCTCCCTCAAAAATAAAGATCCTTTTGTGGAAAGCGGTCAGCAGAGCTATCCTAGTAGCAGATAGGTTGGCTACTAGAGGCATTAAAATGGATATGCGTTGCCAAGCCTGTGAACTGAATGGAGAATCTACAAATCATGTTCTTTTCTCTTGTACAATCACTAGACAAATTTGGGCGCTCTCGGGTTTCCCTTGTCCAGAAGGAGGTTTTGAACAGAATTCAATTTACCAGAATATGCACTCGGTATTACTGATGGGGGAAAACACAAGATTGGATTCCGAGGTTAGTAGAACTTTTCCCTGGATCTTGTGGTACTTATGGAAAAACAGGAACAACCTCACCTTAGATGGTATGGTCTATTTGGCAAGGGACCTGCTGGTTAAAATCAGGGAGAGTTCAGATGAATGGTTCCAGGCTCAAGAATTggaacaagatgaagaagataatagTAAAACTACCATGCCAGCTAATAGATGGAGACCTCCAGAGAAACCTTGGCTAAAATGTAATGTGGCTTCCTCTTGGGATAAGGTTTCCACCATTTCGGGAGCGTCATGGGTTCTAAGAAATTCTGAAGGATCAGTTTTAATCCACGGCAGAATCTCCTTTGTCTCGGTAGTTTCtaaggatgacacaaaaattcAAGGTCTCCTGTGGGCAATAGAAAGCATGAGAAGCTTAAAGGTGTGGAAAGTTCTGTTTGCTTTGGAATCCAAGATTTTGGTAGGGGCTATTACTCGTCCTGATGCATGGCCAAATTTCAAGTCTCTATCGGAAAAACTGGGTCTGGCTTTGTCCTCCCTTCTCGCGTGGAGAGTAGTCCTGGAAGTTAGGGAATCTAATCTTGGCGCCTTTCTGATAGCTAGAAGTGTCATAAGGGAGGAACGAACGCAATCATATATAGTTGTTGGCTATCCTTTTTGGTTACAGAATCTATTCGAAAATGAGAAATGCATTACGCCTGTGTAATGTTTCATTCTGTTGATGATTGCCTTCGTTcctttcctcttttgttttgtgatacCTCCTCTACGTTTTAATATAATGAATCAttcagacgaaaaaaaaaatcacacttaactcatgaaaatttcaatgatgttgaataatgttttgaggtaacaattttacaaaggatataacTCAAAATTGTAAGTCAACCATAATACATTGTAACTCAAACTCAACTTTAGAATTTTTAGTTTGTtgttgattggtaacatttttgaataatctATGAGTTAAGTCCATAACTCAACTTAACTCAATAGTAACTTATGTTACCGATCACAGCCTAATTATTAGGATATTTTCCTGTTCAATTAGgattttaagtttatataacTGTTTAGAAGAGATGAATGGAAAAGCCAGTTTCGATTTACTATATGTAGTTAACAGAGTTCAGGAAGCAGTTCAACAACACACAAAGATGGGATGAAAGTGCCCAAActactaaaaatatatgaaagaattactcagatgtactccaaaagttggtttattcctCATATCTAACAATTTTCTAATAATTGCTCAAATGTTTAGTGTtgtgggtgtaattacaatttaccccttggatttattttttttgatttcgattataaaataataaaaatacacatcagcaaattaaaatacacgtCATCTTCTATAATCCACgtcacaacccaaaaaaaaaaacttaacggctgagttatagtttttataGGAAAACCAAAGGTCTTatcgattcatatgacggctgagttatgatgttttgtggctgagttatcacaagaaataatctgaaaacaaacagttgatttatattacttgacgattgagttatagtatttacgggaaaatgaaaggtctcgtcgattcatatgacggctgagttataatgctttgtggctgagttatcacaagaaataatctgaaaacaaacagttgatttatattacttgacgattgagttatagtatttacgggaaaatgaaaggtctcgtcgattcatatgacggctgagttataatgtttgaCGCCTGAGTTattgcacaaaataaaataaatgtattacaataatACTACATCGGACAAGTTTTtgcattgtgcccaacttgtttACATCGAGAACATGTGTTTAGCTCATGGCTTAACGCGTTCAATCCGTAGTCATCAAAaacaagcttcacaagcttgtcgtgtgttgtttTTGCATCTATATGCACAACTCTACACCCTCTATTGTCGGcgttaaatacatatttgtgtttctttacccaattaccggaaacaatAATTACCGGAACttgatccatgaaagaaaatgaagaacaaggtgaagaagaagtagaagaacaaggtgaagaagaaggtgaagaagaaagtaaagaagaagtagaagaaaggtgaagaagaaagtgaagaagaagtagaagaacaaggtgaagaagaaggtaaaaaccatgtaaatagttcacttattaaccagttgaagaacaagagtcgaatgAATGACCATTCATATTTCCggaaaagaaagatgatgacatggaatgctgacatggatgatgcgtccgacgtggcaagtcagccatcaaacaaattataactcaacctaaatataactcaaccatcaaacaaattataactcagtcacaacatgaataacattatagtaattaaaaagcaaaaaaatggctgTCAAATTCAGCCgtttcatcaactgaaaatatgtaactcagccgtatcgtttaataagtcagcggTAACTGaataatattctagtaattaatcttttgctactaagtcagccgtaaaatggccgagttgtaaaataagtcagcctatcataactcagctgtaactACATCTCTTAAGCCAGCCGGAAAAAGTTAATTCAgtcgtgtcgtagtgataactcagccaaaattttgacaactcaacatcgtgtgaaaactcagccgtaaggacggctgagttatattataactcagccatatttcaataagtcagccgtaacgcttggctgagttatgctataagtcagccgtccgctgttactcaaatttttttccataaatcagccgcaacatacttATAACTCaacatatttatttctttattttataaggaagTGTGAGTGAAGAgatattgttctttaaaaatttgaaaaagtgatttgataaaaaatgacttttaacctcacatactatattttactttcacgggtttcgtatgatgaatttttgcggattaaaaatctttgaacatgttgcgtgatccgcctagcTTGGCGGATTTGGACTATATAACCAACActtaaattattagtttatttcatatactatagattttcttcttttttttgtctttcatattctatagatttgtagttatagtttggaaaattaacttataaattatttagtctatgaactacaaaatattacacatactacaacacattcttaatattcttcttaatatttaaaaaaaaaattgtatacacataaaaatatacgcTAACATAACCTATAgacatatacctctgtttaattatagaaaacaaaactaaaagttttaaaattttatattctatctaataacaaatttaatgtaattatgtTCTAAAcagtataaaacgtaagaagaagaaaaaacattctaaacaaaattatatattaattagataaatttaattaattgagaatttaaaaactaaataaattaaaaattattatttaaaatatattaatttataatttagtttcgcggtataccgcgggtgaaaacctaATCTTCTGTAAAAAATAACCCCATCATAAACTACTAATATATGTGCCTAGGGGTGTCGAACCCTTAACCTCAAGGATTTTTTGGCAAGTCTAAAGCCATTTTGCCGCTTTAATAATCTTGTTTAGTGTAAAAGTTTTCTCTATTTCAATAGTTACTGGTGGCAAGTGCCACCACAATCCACAACGTGGGTCCGCCACTGGTTGTGGTATGTTCTATGTTGTGCCACCAgtttagaccatctccaatggttttctttattttttcctctataatagagaaattctataatagaggtgagttttactccaatggtcctctattctcacctctaaaatagagattgttatttttttagaggaatatttgtaaaaaaaaaaatagggttcctctataaatagtggaaaaaatagcaatctctattttagaggtgagaatagaggacTATTGGAGTAAAaatcacctctattatagaagtAAAATTAGAGTATCATTGGAAATGCTCTTGATTACTTGATCTTTTGGTATATGAtgtgatatttatttttaaatgctattttgaatatcattttttaattgataatcTATTTTGAAATTCATGTTTCTGTATTTTCTACTTTCTAAATATACCACAGTAGGTTTGCATTTATGGGCGAAGTTGTCATGTGGtttctattaaatatatatgtaaccacTGGAAAACTTTCTGATAGGCGATAGCccattttaacattttatgaataaatattttgaaagtttgcTAGTGAAATTGTTTAATGTTATATAATTGTACGTAGTTCTAAATATTTATCCATTCGCAATGATTAATTTGttagctttttcttttgacaGGCTTTTTGGTAGCTAATGTAGATATCTTTAAGCGACATTATATTAGATCTTTTGAGTTTTCAACCCaaaattctttctaaaaaaagaaaaaaaaaacatgtagcATAGAGAATATTGAGATGGGTCGATAAGATGACTTCggttatttttattgtaaaagaaGATGGCTTCATATTTATTGCGATGCATGTGGTGATGAAAGTCAAATATGTCACCAATATATTAGGTAATTTATATGTGAAGATATTATCGGGAAAGCTCTTGTTGAGTTAATGCTCTCAAGTAGCTTGTCCATGCACGACGAAACTTGGGAGAAGATCCTATGCATTCGATTTGGGATGTGTACGTGATTCTTTGATCTCAATgccatctctttctcttgtgGCCCGTATATGATCTTCCTTTCTATGGAATAAACATACTCTGTCCATactaaaaaccaacaaaaatctaacagaaatacatatataaattaatttgtcTCTAAGAATAAAAGGACAAAGTTTGTATCAGCGTTGGAAACATCAGGTATCATCTAGCCAAAAAGtttgaaagattaattttaagagattttaaaCAAAGcattatagaaaaatatagtaaagcttttaagaataaaatataacgTGCGACTTTTCTTCTATAAGAGAATGTGGCCATTcactattattattactatagTTTATTAGCCACAACAAAATCAACTTCATATATCCGACAAAGTTTTTGGGAAAAGAATgaacatttttcaaaacttgCTGCCAAATTGATATTGTTGGGCAATCAGTTGATACACATACTTATCACAAACGCCTCATCATCATGCAAATCAAAAGCAATTTTATTCGTATCTCACTTTCATATACCCACCTTCTAGATAATCTAATCCTAAGCGGACGGTGTTAGTGGTTAACATGTGTAAGCATTAAATGTGATGTAGGGAATGCTTACATTTCCAATTTCATTTTGACTTTTAGgtgattaaattttttgttgactttttttgCTTACTAACTTCTAACTACATTTCCCTTCTTGTCGCCACGATCAAAGGACGGGAAAGTACATTTCTATTATTGTTTCAACAAAATTTGGAAGAGCGTAGCCAActttaaattgattttggacCACACTAGCTACCTTTTAAAGTATTTGTTACTGTAGTACCTTATTAAATTTGGATCATATCAACTTCCAACTAATAAGAATGTTTtagttgaaagaaaaatatacttcCAACTAATTTGGGCCACGTTAAAATCATGGGCTTGTTGATTAGAGttacccaaaaataaataaaacaaatataatttgttctctttttgttgacttttatttttttgtttgaaatggCAAAACTTATAACAATACATAACCctaattttactttatttttcaaTCAGCAGCAGCATTGTCGCACTTATTGGCTTCCTTTGAGAAATCAGAAGGGAAAACGAACAATGGCTATGACAGATCTTCCACGTGATCTGTTGGAGAGTATAGTCTCTAGGATTCCGTACGAGTCTCTAAGAGAGTTGCGATTTACTTGCAAACTGTGGAACGTTTTATTCAAAGATCGAGGATTCATAAAACAACGCTTCCACAAAGCAGCAAGAGAAGTGGTCGTGATGGCGTTTTCATGTGTTAATTTATTCAACTTTTATTTGGATGGGGATAACAACTTTGACGGGCTTGAATTCAAAACATTACATTGTGGTATCAGCTATCCTAACGTTATATCTGATATGTTTTACTGCGACGGTTTATTGTTGTTACGAACCatggaaaataaaaagcttGGGGTTTGGAACCCGTGTTCGGGGAAATCCAGGTGGATCGAACTTATGTATCATATTCATTACACGAGTGGCATATTTGCCCTTGGATACCATAAAGACTTGTGCGATAGCTACAAAGTCTTGAGTATTTTGGATAATCCAAAACCAGAGTTATATATCTATGAGTTCAACTCTGATTCATGGAGGTCTCTTGATGACGTCATTCTCGGCTGCATGATAAAATCTCGTGGGGTGTCTTTACACGGGAATACTTATTGGATTGCTTCACAAGTCAAAGACTTTTTCCTACTAAGTTTTGATTTCACAACAGAGACATTTGGACGTCTAAATCTTCCACTTCAGCGTCTTGGCTATGAAACTTTGGCTCTATCAGTTGTTAGGGACGAGCAGTTTTCGACTTTGCAACATAGTTTGGGTACAACAAAGGTGGAAATTTGGATGACTACCAATGATAAGATTGATCAGACCAAAGTCTTGTCGTGGACCAAGTTGCTGGCAGTGGATTTGAACACTTATGATAAGCGTACGTTTACGTGTGATGTAAGTTTCTTCATCGACGAAGAGCGGAAAGTCGCCGTATGTTGGGACAGAGGAATAGTGCACACTTTAGGAGAGGATCATCGCTACCAACATATCCCTTCTAATGGATTTGGAGAAGCTATGTTCCAAGGTTGGTTCAAATTCAACCTAAAAGGAGAgaattaattaagtaaaaacaGAACGTAATTTCTTGCGCAtctcatttatcttttttttttcctatttaatttttttctgttgtCACTTTTCAtctcctttgatttttttttaaacaattaaatgaATTTAAGGCCTTGATTGGAAGCACTCAAAGTGCGTATTtgaagagttaaaaaaaaagaattgttgaTGTTACCAATCACACTTATTTTCAGTTGTTTGCGGTTTTGTATAAAGTGAAAAAAAGTTCATTTGCGTTTTTCCAAACAGGATAAATTAGTCATGGACCGCTTTCCTTTTTTGAACCTTCAATTATCCAGCGGATTGTTAAAAACGcacttgtataaaataaaatatttatttatgtttattttaatttatgatttgaAAAGAACTAATCAACATTCTATATACTAATAATTTCCCTGtgttaaacttgtttttaatttaaaaattgttgaatgaCTTTGTaaatcatttactttttttatttatttaaataatctatGTCATTATTTCTtcatatatgataaaaaaatcagttttaattttgaaggaaaaatttataagaataaaaatgcaaaaatacacatgtaaataatttgtaaataaaataaataaaaaatataaataatttttttgtaatctagTTTACttaaaaacagaaatttttgttttaaagaaacacatatgtttaaaaaaattctaattaacaactgaaatttttttttattaacaataccgctaatagttttttcaccaatcaaacattattgtGTACCGCTTATTCAGcataaaccgcacttgtcctGCAAAAACTTTCAtcccgcacgtaccgcagttaAACCGTACTACACTATCATATTATAAGTTTTGCACTACCAAATCCGCCGTTACCATTCAGACCCTATATTTATCTGATTCTCTTTGTTCATATAGTATATAGTAGTTGGTGTTAgaatcatatattaatatatttatcagACAGACCCCATTGTCGatttgatcatcaatggtatgATTTGAGTGACGACCGATGATAAGATTGATCAGACCAAGATCTTTTCATGGAGCAAGTTGTTGGCAGTGGAATTAAACACTTATTATGACCATAGGTTTACGTGTGATGTAAGTTTCTTTATCGACAAAGAGAATAAAGTCGCCGTTTGTTGGGACAAAGAACAAGTATACATTTTTGTAGAGGATCATCACTATGGAAATCTCAATTTTGGAGGATATGGATGCGAACCTCTTTTTCCAGCAGTTATGTTCCAAGGTTGGTCCAAATTTAACCTGCAGGTAGTATCTATAGACTATAAGAAAGCATGTCAAATTCggtttacaagaaaaagaaaaaagcatgtAAAATTCCGGGTAGATGAAAGATCGGAAATATGTGACAAATTCTCGAAAATCTTTATTTCACTCGGAAATAAGTGACAACTTCTGGTTACT
The sequence above is drawn from the Camelina sativa cultivar DH55 chromosome 4, Cs, whole genome shotgun sequence genome and encodes:
- the LOC109132512 gene encoding FBD-associated F-box protein At3g49020-like, producing the protein MAHVFVFNRSVIWETSVLSKQWRSLWKVLPDLNFNSGNHQTFSEDVCRSLISHKAPVLDSLHVEVADESDASDVGIWIGIAFARHVRKLVLSFPFQVEGSVRFPSALCSFNYTLESLTLKYSIHLDLPSRICFKSLRELHLYYTLFKDGESVSKLLCGCPRLADLVLHRIRNYGVETLTIAVPSLQRLTIEDGHFGGDGGYVINSPSLKYLNLNGFNKLGFCLVENAPELVEAIITKVSVITNENMLEPLTSAKRLSLRLITLKIKFPTGKIFYRLLSLELHTNKEEWCNPLSLMLDSSPKLQILKLIDPYQFSVKDCPVGWEWSQRKCVPECLLFHLETFLWTRYQWQREDEHEVATYILKNARRLKKAFISTVAINSKELEKLEKRREMFNQLATEVRD